The Amycolatopsis japonica nucleotide sequence GGAACAGCCGTTTGCCGGTGACGTTGGCGAACAGCGGCTCGCCGTCGCGCAGCAGCATCTCGACGCTGAACTCGTCTCCTTCGACGAAGCTCTCGGCGAGCATCTTCAGCTCCATCGCGCGGTCCGGGACGAAGATCCCCTCGTCCTGCACGACGCAGTTCGTCCACGCCTGCTCGGCCTCGGCCGGGTCGGTGAGCACCTGCGTCCCCACCGACGCCTGCCGGTTCGACGGCTTCAGCACGGTCTTCCCCGGGTGCCGCGCCATGAACTCACGGACCTGCTCCGGGCTTTCGACCCGCGCCGACGCCGGGTTCGCGATCCCCGCCGCCCGGCTGACCAGGCGCAGCACCGCCTTGTCCCGCAGGATCTGGGCCGCGCCGAATCCCGCGCCCGCCACGCCGTAGCGTTCCGCGAGCCGGGCCGCGAACGGGGTCGCGTACTCGGTCAGCGGGACCACGGCGGCCGGGTCGAGGTCGTGGTGGACGTGGTAGAACTCGTCCGCCTTGCCGGGCAGGTGGAACTCCCATTCGATGAGCTCGCGCACCAGCGCCGAACCGGCCACGGTCTTCCGCGCGTCGCGTTTGCGGACGACGTCGGGCTCTTCGACGAAGATGACCGAGCCGTCCGGCTGGAAGTCCTTGATGGACGATCCCAGCGCCGCGGCCACGAACCCGACCAGCACCACCGGGCGCGTCATGACCCCTCCTCGACGTAGTACCAGTTCTCCGGGTTGATCAGGCCGTACGGGTTGATCGGCGAGAACCCGCGCAGGTTGCCCGCGACCTCGAACAGCCGTCGCGGGAACGTCGGCATGAAGATCACCGGCGCCTGCTCGGCGATGTACTCCTGGTACTCGTAAAGCGCTTCGAGCGAGTCCGTGGTGACGGTCTTCGCGATGAGCTCGTCCGCCTTGGCGTCGCGCCAGTTGCTGAAGTTGCAGGCGGCGCCGCTCTGGAAGAGGTTCTCGCCCGTCGGGTAGTTGTAGACCCAGCCGCCGCCCCAGCAGGACAGCTGCCACATCCGCTTCTCGCCGGGACCGTCCTCCGCCACCAGGACCGACCCCATCACCTCTTCGAGGCGGATCTCGATCCCGGCCTTGGCCGCGTCGTCCCGGAACTGCGCCATGAGCCGCGCCAGCGACGGCCTGCCTTCCCAGTAGCGCAAGGAGAAGCTCAGTTCGGTGCCGGCCGGGATGCCCTCGCCCGCCTCGCCGGGGCCGGTGCCGGGCCGGACGCACACCGCGGGTGAAGTGGTGACGTCCCAGCCGTTGTCGGCGAGTAGCTGCCGCGCCTTCTCCAGGTCGAACGGCCAGAATCCGCCGCGTTCGGCGATCTTCGGGGAGACCAGGTCGCTCTTGGGCAGCACCGGGATCGATCCCGTCTGGCTCCAGCCGTAACCCTGGTAGACCTCGCGGGCGCCGTACTCCTGGTCGAAGCAGCTCTGCAGCGCCTGCCGGACATAGGGCTGCCTGATCATGTTCCCCGCGACGGTCGGGTTGCTGAAGTTGACCGCCATGAAGTTGATGTTGAACAGGATCTGCGGCTCCAGCTGGAACCCGTCGCCCAGCGGGTTCGGCCCGCCCTTCGTCGGGTCGCCGTCGGGCTGGACGCCCATCCCCGGCGGCAGGAAACCGACCTGGACGTCGCCGGACCGCAGCAGCTCGTACTGCTGCTCGTCCGACGTCGTCGAGACCTGGCGCAGCTCGTCGAGATGCGCCGGATTGGGCCCGCTGTAGTGCTCGTTCGGGACGAAGGTGACGACACCTTCCTCGGTGTAGCTCTTGAGTCGCCACGGTCCGTTCACGACACTCCACACCGGACTGTCGGCCCAGCGTGTGCGATGCGAGTTGTCCTCCTCGACGACGTCGCCGTTCTCCGCCATGAGGAACTCGTAAACCGCTTCGGCCTGCTCGATGTCGTGCGTCGCGTCGGCCGGGCCCTCCGCGGTGCGGTCCCACGCCTTCGGCATCGGCGTGATCATGGTGAGCTGGTTCAGCAGCACCCAGTTCTTCGAGTACGCCTTGTCGAAGGTGAAGCTCACCTTGTCATCGGCCACCTTCTCGAACGACACCAGGTTGTCCGGGAAGTAGCCCTCTGAGTAGGCGCCGAACCTCGGCCCCTTCACCTTCAGCATGTTCATCCAGAAGATGACGTTGTCCGCGCAGACCGTCTCGCCGTTGGACCACTTCCACGGTTTGATCCGGACTACGCAGGTGCGGCCGGTCTCGTCCCACACCGGCTCTTCACCGACGCTGAGGTCCCAGTCGATCTCCGGCGCGCCGTCCCGGCCCAGCCAGTACAGCGGCCGGTACATCAGCATCTGGAACTCGTAGAGGCTCCGCACGCCGAAGCGCTCGCCCGGGGTGAAGGGGAAGATCACCGCGGGCGGGAACCCGGGCAGGCAGGCCCAGGTCGCCACGCCGCCCTTGATCGGCTTGTCCGTCATGACTTTCGCTTCCTCCGCAGTTCGGCCGCGCTTACGCGGCGGTCGCCTCGAGAACCTCGGCCGGTCGCTGCTTCTCCTGCGCCGACAACGGTTTCGCCAGACTGAAGTAGGTGCCGATCACGATCGCGCCCTGCAGGATCGCCAGCCCCCAGAACGCGTAGGGCACGGTGGTCGCGTCCGCCAGCGCGGACAGCCCGACCGTCGCCCCGACACCGAGCCCGAGCCCGAGTGCCTGGGTGCTGCCGAAGATCCGGCCGACCCGCTCCTCCGGGCTGGCCCGCATCAGCAGCGTGCGCGCCGCGATCCGGCCCTGCGCGAAACAGAAGCCGGCGAACGGGATCGCCGCCATCAGCGCGATGTAGTGCAGTGGCTGGATCGCCAGGCAGATCAGGTTGCCGAGAGTGCCGAACACGGCCAGATGGATGCCCTTGAACCGTTTGCTGACCTTGCCGTACGCCGCCGCGCCGACGATGAACCCGACACCCGCCAGCGCGTCGACCACGCCGATCATCCACGCGCCCTGGTTGAAGGTCTGCAGGATCAGCGTCGTCAGGATGACGTTGGCGACCATCAGGCCGATGTTGCCGTTGGCGTACAGCAGCGCGAGCCGCTTGATCGGCTGGCGCACCGGGGCTTCGACCGGCGCCGACGGGTCGGTCGCCGCGGCCTCCTCGGCCACGGGTGCCTTGGCGGGCTTGCGGCCGATCGCGTAGACCAGCACGGCCGAGAGGATGAAGCTCAGCGAGTTGAACACGAACAACGGCGTGGCACCGAACCAGATCACCAGGAAGCCCGCCAGCGAAGACGCCAGCAGCATGCCGGCGTTGCTCGCCATCTCGAAATGCGAGTTGAACTTCCCGAGCCGCTCGTCGCGGATCCGTTCCTTGATGAGGCCGTTGCTGGCGGGCATGAACAACGCCGCGGTGCAGGCGAGCATGAAGTTCGCTATATAGGAACCGAGGTTCGCCGGGCCGCCGAGCCACAGCCACACCGGCAGCGCGAACGCGGTCATCGCGCTCACGAGGTCCGCCGCCACGCACAGCATCCGGCGGTCGACCTTGTCGACCAGCTTCCCGAACAGGACCGCGAGCGCGACCTGCGGGATGGACACCGCGATGAACAGCCAGCCGACCGCGAGGGTGGTCTGCTCGGCGTGGAAGACCAGGATCGCGGCGGCGGTGATCTGGAACGCGTTGCCCGCCGTGGTGACGAATCCCGCCGGGACCAGCAGGCGTTCGGCGAGCCGGGAACTCCGGACCGCGTCGGTGGATGGGGTGCTGTCGAGTGACATGGTGGGTCAGACCTCGCTCGTCGGGGGGAATTCCAGTGAGGGCACGGGGAAGGCCGTGGTGTGCGTGACGTCGAAGGCGGCCGCGGTGATCCGGAGGGCGAACCCGCCCGCCGCGGCGGCACGTTCGGCGAGGTCGATCAGGATCGGTGAGGCACAGCCGATCAACGCCCGCAGTTCGAGGAAGAGGTCACCGAGCCGCGCGCGGAGCATCTCCTGGTCGAGGTTGCCCTTCAGGGTGCGTTCCGTCGCCGCCCGCAGGCGTTCGACGTGCTGCACGATCAGATCGGCGGCCCGGCTGAGGCTGAAGTCCTCCAGCTCGTAGTTCAGAGCGAACCGGGAGACCATCGCGGCGGCCCGTTCCGTGGCTTCGGTCGACACCGGGAGCGAGCCGTTCTCGCCGCCGACCTCGGCGGTGAGCTTGGCCAAGGTCTCGGCGAGCTCGTTCCAGGGCGTGACGAGCCGCTCCCCCGCGACCTTTTCCAGCGCGGCGCGGGAGAAGTTGGTCCGCGCGAACTCGGGGGCGGTGAGGTTGAGGTGGAACCGCGCGATGTCGCGGGGCACCTCGGCCGCCAGTTCACGGGCCCAGACCACGTGTCCCTTGCTGGTGGAGAACTTCTCGTTCTCCAGCTCGTAGAACTCGTTGACCAGCAAGGTGTCCGGGAGGACGTAGCGTCCTTCGAGGGCGATCAGCTCGGCGACGTGGACGACGCCCCAGGTGAACAGGGGGTCGAATCCCATGAACACCACGACCCGCGCGTCGTTCTCCGCGAGCCAGGCGTCGTCGTCGGCGACCTTCGGTTTCCCGTTGCGCCGCAACGCGTACTCGGTGCAGTACATCGAGGCGGGCATCCCCTCGACCCACGCGTTGAGCCGTTGCCCCGGCGTCTGGAGGAACGGCGCCGGCAGGCCCCATTTCACCGGGTACGTGATCGCGAAGTCGGGCAACGGCCCGGACAGCAGTTCCCGCATCAGCCCGAGCACGTGCGGCCGCCACGCCGGACCGCGCTCCTCGTAGTAGGCCAGCAGCTGCTCGCGGTACTCCGAGACCGGGAAGACCATGATCTCGGTCTCGCGGTAGGTCACCTCGTCGGCCGGGTCGAGCACCGAGTACGGCTCGATGAGCGCGTCGAAGTCGATCGGATGCCCGCAGCCCTCGCAGAATCCGCCGCGGCTGTCGGCGAGGCAGGTCGGGCAGCCACCGCCGACGAAACCCTCGACCAGGAACTCGCCCTTGCTCTCGCTGTAGGGCAGCCGCACCTTGCGCAGACGCAGCTTTCCCTTGTCGTACAAGCGCTTGACGTAGTCGTGGACGAGCGCCTTGTAGCCGTCGTCGGTCGGCGAGAAGCCGTCGACCTCCACACCCATCGCCTTGAACGTGCGCTGGATGTTCTCGGTCGACTGCTCCACCAGTTCGGGGGGCGTCAGCCCGACCCTGGCCGCGCTGGTGACGAGGTAGGTCTGGCTGTCGTCGGTGCAGGAGGCGAACACGGCCTCGCGGCCGGCCGCGCGCAGGTACCGGCGGTGCACGTCGGCACCGAGGTACGGGCCGGCGATATGCCCGATGTGCAGGTCGCCGTTGGAGGTCGGCGGGCCGCCGATGATCACGACGGGTCGCTTGTCGGTCATACTCACGCCTCCGCCTCGTGCCGGGCGGCGAACTTCACCGTCATGTCGGAGTCCCACCAGATCGCGTACATCTCGAAGTCCTCGGCACCGTCGTTGAGGATGCGGTGCTCGGTGCCGGGCTTGTGGAACTCGATGTCGCCGGGCCGGAAGGCGCGGCGCTCTCCGCCGGACTCGACGACCGCCTCGCCACTGACGGCGATGAAGATCTCGTACTCGTGGTGGGAATGCGCACCCGTCGCGCCGTGCGCGGGCACCGTGACCCAGGCGCCTTCGAACGGGGCGTTCAGCGCCGCCCACGGCAGCAGCCGCTGGCCGTAGGCACCGTTTTCGAAGACCATCTTTTCCCGCTCGAGCGGACGGATCTCCATGACTTCCTCTTCCTTCGTGGGTCAGCGGGTGGCGACGATGGGGGCGGTTTCCGACGTCGGCTGCGGCGGCACCGAGGGGTTCTCGCCGCGATGGGCGAGGATGTCCTGCAGGATGTCGTTGGCGCGCGGGGCGAGGACGCTCAGCAGCGAGTCCGCGATCCCGTGCGTCGCCTCGTTGACGCCCTGGAGGTAGACGGCCGCGGTGGCGGGCTGCTCGATCTCCAGCCGGTAGTCGCGGGTCACCTTGATCTCCGACAGCCCGATCGACTTCGCGATCTCCTGGACCATCCTCGGCATCTCCGGGGAGAAGCCGGTGCCGAGCAGCACGAGATCGGTACGCAGTTCCTGGACCTCGCCGGTACGCCGGTCCGTCAGTTCCAGCACGATCTCGTCACCCTCGTCGCGGGCGTCGGTGATGTCGCTCATCGTGATCATCGTCAGCCGCGAACGGCCGGAGAGGCGGTCCAGGTAGATCGAGCGGTAGAGCGCGTCCATCGTGCCCGGGGCGAGCCCGGAGTAGTTCGTGTGGTGCATCTCCTTGAGCATCTGCTCGCGCGCTTCGGGCCGCGCCTCGAAGAACTTGTCCACATGGGACGGGAAGAACAGCTCGTTGTTGAACTTGCTGCTCTCGTAGTAGTTCAGGCCGATCGACCGCATCACCATGGTCGGCTTGCATTCGGGCAGGTCCTTCTGCACCGCGCTGAACAGTTCCGCCGCGCTCTGCCCGGCGCCGATCACCGCGACGCGGTACGGGAGGTCCTTGCGCAGCTTGGCGATCCTCGGCAGGTACTGCGTGCTGTGGATGACGCGGTCCTGGTTCACCGTCCGGAGCCGGTCGGGGATCCGCGCGTCGCGGCCGGCGCCGACCACCAGGTATCGGCTGCGGATGGTCTCGCCGTCGGCGACGTGGGTGTCCCAGCCGGTGAGCGTGCCGTCCGTCCACACGGGAGTGATTTCGAGGCACTCGCGGCCGCGCTGCAGGTCCACCAGGGAAAGCGAGTCGGCCGTCCACTTGAGATAGTCGGCGAG carries:
- a CDS encoding lysine N(6)-hydroxylase/L-ornithine N(5)-oxygenase family protein: MANRDVELLAVGAGPSNLALAVALEELAPGLARESVLLERDEEVSWQRGMLLPEALSQVSFLKDLVTLRNPRSRFSFLNYLHATDRLNEFVNMGSFVPYRVELADYLKWTADSLSLVDLQRGRECLEITPVWTDGTLTGWDTHVADGETIRSRYLVVGAGRDARIPDRLRTVNQDRVIHSTQYLPRIAKLRKDLPYRVAVIGAGQSAAELFSAVQKDLPECKPTMVMRSIGLNYYESSKFNNELFFPSHVDKFFEARPEAREQMLKEMHHTNYSGLAPGTMDALYRSIYLDRLSGRSRLTMITMSDITDARDEGDEIVLELTDRRTGEVQELRTDLVLLGTGFSPEMPRMVQEIAKSIGLSEIKVTRDYRLEIEQPATAAVYLQGVNEATHGIADSLLSVLAPRANDILQDILAHRGENPSVPPQPTSETAPIVATR
- a CDS encoding ATP-grasp domain-containing protein; this encodes MTRPVVLVGFVAAALGSSIKDFQPDGSVIFVEEPDVVRKRDARKTVAGSALVRELIEWEFHLPGKADEFYHVHHDLDPAAVVPLTEYATPFAARLAERYGVAGAGFGAAQILRDKAVLRLVSRAAGIANPASARVESPEQVREFMARHPGKTVLKPSNRQASVGTQVLTDPAEAEQAWTNCVVQDEGIFVPDRAMELKMLAESFVEGDEFSVEMLLRDGEPLFANVTGKRLFPGPRPIELAHIVPADIPDELTATLTEETRRLTAATGFRTGIVHCEWIVSDGVPYLVECAGRFAGDGIIELIQRAYPVELNRAYFSVMKDEPVVDLLPRKAERGAAVRFLSIEPGLIEDVRGVEKAAQSEGVFMCDVSVSAGDRFDGLRSSWDRVGDLMVTADSPAEASRLAEEAVALIEIDVRPDRGERENAAP
- a CDS encoding class I tRNA ligase family protein — translated: MTDKRPVVIIGGPPTSNGDLHIGHIAGPYLGADVHRRYLRAAGREAVFASCTDDSQTYLVTSAARVGLTPPELVEQSTENIQRTFKAMGVEVDGFSPTDDGYKALVHDYVKRLYDKGKLRLRKVRLPYSESKGEFLVEGFVGGGCPTCLADSRGGFCEGCGHPIDFDALIEPYSVLDPADEVTYRETEIMVFPVSEYREQLLAYYEERGPAWRPHVLGLMRELLSGPLPDFAITYPVKWGLPAPFLQTPGQRLNAWVEGMPASMYCTEYALRRNGKPKVADDDAWLAENDARVVVFMGFDPLFTWGVVHVAELIALEGRYVLPDTLLVNEFYELENEKFSTSKGHVVWARELAAEVPRDIARFHLNLTAPEFARTNFSRAALEKVAGERLVTPWNELAETLAKLTAEVGGENGSLPVSTEATERAAAMVSRFALNYELEDFSLSRAADLIVQHVERLRAATERTLKGNLDQEMLRARLGDLFLELRALIGCASPILIDLAERAAAAGGFALRITAAAFDVTHTTAFPVPSLEFPPTSEV
- a CDS encoding ABC transporter substrate-binding protein, which encodes MTDKPIKGGVATWACLPGFPPAVIFPFTPGERFGVRSLYEFQMLMYRPLYWLGRDGAPEIDWDLSVGEEPVWDETGRTCVVRIKPWKWSNGETVCADNVIFWMNMLKVKGPRFGAYSEGYFPDNLVSFEKVADDKVSFTFDKAYSKNWVLLNQLTMITPMPKAWDRTAEGPADATHDIEQAEAVYEFLMAENGDVVEEDNSHRTRWADSPVWSVVNGPWRLKSYTEEGVVTFVPNEHYSGPNPAHLDELRQVSTTSDEQQYELLRSGDVQVGFLPPGMGVQPDGDPTKGGPNPLGDGFQLEPQILFNINFMAVNFSNPTVAGNMIRQPYVRQALQSCFDQEYGAREVYQGYGWSQTGSIPVLPKSDLVSPKIAERGGFWPFDLEKARQLLADNGWDVTTSPAVCVRPGTGPGEAGEGIPAGTELSFSLRYWEGRPSLARLMAQFRDDAAKAGIEIRLEEVMGSVLVAEDGPGEKRMWQLSCWGGGWVYNYPTGENLFQSGAACNFSNWRDAKADELIAKTVTTDSLEALYEYQEYIAEQAPVIFMPTFPRRLFEVAGNLRGFSPINPYGLINPENWYYVEEGS
- a CDS encoding cupin domain-containing protein, which codes for MEIRPLEREKMVFENGAYGQRLLPWAALNAPFEGAWVTVPAHGATGAHSHHEYEIFIAVSGEAVVESGGERRAFRPGDIEFHKPGTEHRILNDGAEDFEMYAIWWDSDMTVKFAARHEAEA
- a CDS encoding MFS transporter; this translates as MSLDSTPSTDAVRSSRLAERLLVPAGFVTTAGNAFQITAAAILVFHAEQTTLAVGWLFIAVSIPQVALAVLFGKLVDKVDRRMLCVAADLVSAMTAFALPVWLWLGGPANLGSYIANFMLACTAALFMPASNGLIKERIRDERLGKFNSHFEMASNAGMLLASSLAGFLVIWFGATPLFVFNSLSFILSAVLVYAIGRKPAKAPVAEEAAATDPSAPVEAPVRQPIKRLALLYANGNIGLMVANVILTTLILQTFNQGAWMIGVVDALAGVGFIVGAAAYGKVSKRFKGIHLAVFGTLGNLICLAIQPLHYIALMAAIPFAGFCFAQGRIAARTLLMRASPEERVGRIFGSTQALGLGLGVGATVGLSALADATTVPYAFWGLAILQGAIVIGTYFSLAKPLSAQEKQRPAEVLEATAA